In the Candidatus Neomarinimicrobiota bacterium genome, TGGGGACGGACTCTATGATGATTTACCTTATTTTTTATTAGATTTAAGTCCCCAAGGATTTCTGGGACGACAAATAGCTGAGGAAATGGCTGATCAATCACTTGATTTTCCACCTGACCCGAGACAGTGGAATACAGATCACATTGGACGCTATTTAGTCTCCAATGGTGACGACCTATCTGGAAATTTTAAATTTGGCGAGCAAGCATTATTGCGAGTTCGACGTAAGGCTCTTCCTACTCCAGACGAGGAATATCCCAAACTGGCTGATAGTGTGATGAATGGGGAAATCCCTGGTTCTTCTGCTGGCGGAGAACAGCCAAAGTTCACGGCATATAGTGCTCATAGCCATTCACATGTGATCGTCAAATTTTCTCCTCCTGGAAAGGATAAAATTGCCCAACGTTGGCGAGACATTCTACTGACTGAATACCATGCGATAGAGGCCATGCATGCTGAGGACATCCCCGCTGCTGAAACAAGACTTATTGAGAGGGGTGATCGACTGTTTTTGGAATCCCAACGATTTGATCGATCAGGCGAGCATGGACGATTATCGATGGTTTCACTTCAGTCAATTGATGCTGAATTTTCTGGTGTAGGAAGTGGATGGTCGCAGGTAGTCCGCAGATTATACCAAAATAATCTAGTTAGCCGGCAACATGTGTTCGATACAGTGGTCTTATGGTGCATTGGACGTTTGATTAATAACACTGATATGCATTTGGGAAAT is a window encoding:
- the yjjJ gene encoding type II toxin-antitoxin system HipA family toxin YjjJ — protein: MAITIKEYLERGPATSKEIQSATGMSQSKVARQLRGMGEEVIRLQDGRSLKYAMSRSAFGGSNKLPLSIVDAHGNTVLTAHIRPLLHGGFFVEPATGMPSLLLGENGDGLYDDLPYFLLDLSPQGFLGRQIAEEMADQSLDFPPDPRQWNTDHIGRYLVSNGDDLSGNFKFGEQALLRVRRKALPTPDEEYPKLADSVMNGEIPGSSAGGEQPKFTAYSAHSHSHVIVKFSPPGKDKIAQRWRDILLTEYHAIEAMHAEDIPAAETRLIERGDRLFLESQRFDRSGEHGRLSMVSLQSIDAEFSGVGSGWSQVVRRLYQNNLVSRQHVFDTVVLWCIGRLINNTDMHLGNLSFAIEGNVFRLLPVYDMCSMGFSPKRNGELPDYSFIASEPKGVDTAELNYAKLIARDFWERVINDKRVSVEFKAYLERGNPIDSM